One window of the bacterium genome contains the following:
- a CDS encoding low molecular weight phosphatase family protein: protein MNKPKTILFLCTGNYFRSRFAEYYFNYFAQDLPWKAESRGLALFTYNNVGPISSYTERELSRLGIPANNPRFPISAKEEDFEKADKIIALSKSEHEPMILKNFSKWKDQVIYWDIGDIDMMSLNDAFPMMEKRLRELIESLR, encoded by the coding sequence ATGAACAAACCAAAGACAATTCTTTTCCTTTGCACCGGCAATTACTTTCGTAGCCGATTCGCGGAATATTACTTTAATTACTTTGCGCAAGATTTACCATGGAAAGCAGAATCTAGAGGATTAGCGCTGTTCACTTACAATAATGTGGGACCTATTTCCTCGTACACTGAACGCGAATTATCCAGATTGGGGATCCCCGCAAATAATCCTCGTTTTCCAATTTCCGCCAAAGAAGAAGATTTTGAAAAAGCGGATAAAATCATCGCGCTTAGCAAATCGGAACATGAACCGATGATTTTGAAAAATTTTTCAAAATGGAAAGATCAAGTAATTTATTGGGACATCGGCGACATTGACATGATGTCGTTAAACGACGCCTTTCCGATGATGGAAAAACGACTGCGGGAATTAATCGAATCGTTGCGATAA
- a CDS encoding AAA family ATPase has product MKFPRSKKVIFSNNKGGVGKTTLAYNCAVAFAEKGYKTVLIDLDPQCNLSRLAMGEEFYVKNLFSGDEKTIFDVLKGVVEGGSDINLGVQFLRVRENSNLFLLKGDLNLSVYEGLLITAYGQAASGQQIGYFQTSAIDRFLREKGLSDQVDVFVIDTSPSLGLLNQMILLGADYFVVPVLPDAFSVQGIENLGIVYEKWKINWRNSAKALAGNTETKFVLQGDPLFIGYIVNSYNVYGEQPIADHRAWMQKIPGKVREYLSEKHCRNGLVESSWRNPLQTVQDYGRIPSKCQEIGTAIFNLDPAQVADHHQGTKENIEKSKEEFESLSSNILKIIHSY; this is encoded by the coding sequence ATGAAGTTTCCGCGGTCGAAAAAAGTAATTTTTTCCAACAATAAAGGCGGTGTAGGAAAAACAACCCTTGCCTATAATTGTGCGGTAGCTTTTGCGGAAAAAGGTTATAAGACAGTGTTGATCGATTTGGATCCGCAGTGCAATCTTAGTCGTCTTGCGATGGGCGAGGAGTTTTACGTTAAGAATCTTTTTTCGGGAGATGAAAAGACAATTTTTGACGTATTAAAAGGTGTGGTCGAGGGTGGTTCCGATATCAATCTTGGCGTGCAATTTTTGCGAGTTAGGGAAAATTCTAACTTGTTTTTATTGAAAGGGGACTTGAATTTGTCTGTTTATGAGGGTTTATTAATCACTGCCTATGGCCAAGCGGCATCCGGTCAGCAAATAGGATATTTTCAGACAAGCGCGATTGATCGTTTTTTGAGGGAAAAAGGATTAAGCGATCAAGTTGATGTTTTTGTGATTGATACTTCGCCAAGTTTGGGTTTGCTTAATCAAATGATTTTGCTTGGCGCGGATTATTTCGTTGTTCCGGTGTTGCCTGATGCTTTCAGTGTTCAGGGAATTGAAAATCTTGGTATCGTTTATGAAAAGTGGAAAATAAATTGGAGGAATAGCGCGAAGGCACTGGCCGGAAACACTGAAACGAAATTTGTTTTGCAGGGCGACCCTCTTTTTATCGGTTATATTGTCAATTCATATAATGTTTATGGTGAACAGCCAATCGCCGATCATCGTGCGTGGATGCAGAAAATTCCCGGCAAGGTGAGAGAATATTTGTCGGAAAAGCATTGCCGGAACGGGCTTGTGGAGAGTAGTTGGAGAAATCCATTACAAACTGTTCAGGATTATGGAAGAATTCCATCAAAGTGTCAGGAGATTGGGACGGCTATTTTCAACTTGGACCCCGCGCAGGTTGCGGATCATCATCAGGGAACAAAAGAAAACATTGAAAAATCTAAAGAAGAATTTGAAAGTCTTTCAAGCAATATATTGAAAATTATTCACAGTTACTAA
- a CDS encoding DEAD/DEAH box helicase: MTLLSPDIINRSAKKYFDYAIFRRGEDYFQRGRVKNIDFEISEDDKTVLVTAKVRGSRSYESSVTFNAESGEILDATCTCPYDDACKHCVATALAFAEKTAITKVSGVNEVIVKTALKNMGISVEKMPADLLNRILDYQEETQKQPRLFAVPKKVLMPKIPKPPQPKKFFIKLSHYPYYAPSLYNEDNPHQPASLKRTLDLPQITTAQCELLLLIQEGNFQQYSSAQPDYGKLLPLLAKAEFPVYRENIYTEDTQLDIVIDPSPLQATLKHYSVRQQIDKTKVRHDFYLEMPAKYWKTDESFYGNPFLANNDCAIRDTGTTLELHRLSPLLAKLIARARRDYYSESSKITPPVCTAELTGDEVAQYEQLTADVQQFLKLSAPLPPLSVHVEKNTPRPVFLAHFNNAEQEINVAPAIDYGFYQQDISKDIYLSRRKYDSGLKRVAPWEHPGTHIVDVKDNIIHVAEINADLEINLFSEIMKKNTELGFSEKLRCKKIGTKPLENYLRDGWPKVLAYANEKGYGIIFTQDTLPTEEEIFRADFASQINADNDWLYFDLKCYCGEEKVTLEKLLEFLNSGQKYWKKDDGTLVNVANREELERLARLLESFHAKENGGFEGRLHHAAELEYVMTSSPHYNAVREESFNSFIQQLHRGKPVKKVRLSNNLNAILRPYQKEGIEWLYFLRSFRFAGILADDMGLGKTLQTLVVIDREKISGTPSLVICPKTLLYNWQAEAKKFFPSLKTLVYDGTPTERKEKIKLIKNNDLVITGYATIKRDFDEINREKIRFNYAILDEAQFIKNHATKSAQVVKKIDAGYRLALTGTPLENSVSEIWSIYDFLMPGFLGNYKNFAENFHRPIMDHGDREALEHLRKKVEKFMLRRTKTEVLKELPPKIEQETQCHLSDAQNILYQQILSQVRNDIFKTVKTKGFNNAQIHILAGLTKLRQVCNHPALLIKEKDFRKYESAKLEMCLELVNEVVEGKRKLLIFSQFTKMLDIISASLKDTNTPHLYLSGKTKDRQTLVDRFNNDPAFPVFLISLKAGGVGLNLTSADTVIIFDPWWNPSVENQAIDRTHRIGQTKTVNVYRLLTSGTIEEKIQALKQKKQRLFNAMVSQSGDTFKKLTWNDVKQLFE, from the coding sequence ATGACTTTACTCTCGCCTGATATTATTAATCGCTCCGCAAAGAAATACTTTGATTACGCCATTTTTCGCCGTGGCGAGGATTATTTTCAACGCGGACGGGTAAAAAATATCGATTTTGAGATTAGCGAGGATGACAAAACAGTACTGGTGACCGCGAAAGTCCGCGGTTCAAGAAGCTATGAATCTTCCGTAACGTTCAACGCGGAAAGCGGTGAAATTTTAGACGCAACATGCACTTGCCCATATGATGACGCCTGCAAACATTGCGTTGCGACCGCACTGGCATTTGCCGAAAAAACCGCAATTACGAAGGTTTCGGGAGTAAACGAAGTAATAGTTAAAACGGCGTTGAAAAATATGGGCATTTCCGTCGAAAAAATGCCCGCGGATTTATTAAACCGCATTTTGGATTACCAAGAAGAAACCCAAAAACAACCACGTTTATTTGCGGTTCCGAAAAAGGTTTTGATGCCAAAAATACCTAAACCACCTCAACCGAAAAAGTTTTTTATCAAGCTTTCTCATTATCCTTATTATGCTCCAAGTTTATACAACGAAGATAACCCCCACCAACCCGCCAGTTTAAAAAGAACACTGGATTTACCACAAATAACGACAGCGCAATGTGAACTGCTTTTACTTATTCAGGAGGGAAATTTCCAACAATACTCCTCCGCTCAACCGGACTACGGCAAATTATTGCCACTTCTTGCCAAGGCGGAATTCCCTGTTTATCGCGAAAACATTTATACCGAAGATACGCAACTTGATATTGTTATTGATCCGTCGCCCTTGCAGGCAACACTAAAACATTATTCCGTACGCCAACAAATCGATAAAACAAAAGTACGGCACGACTTCTACCTGGAAATGCCCGCCAAATATTGGAAAACTGACGAATCTTTTTACGGCAATCCATTTTTAGCAAATAATGATTGCGCCATTCGCGACACCGGAACAACTCTTGAACTGCATCGGCTTTCTCCGCTGTTGGCAAAATTAATTGCCCGAGCTCGTCGCGATTATTATAGTGAAAGCAGTAAAATCACACCGCCGGTATGTACCGCAGAACTAACCGGAGATGAGGTGGCACAATATGAACAACTTACCGCCGATGTACAGCAGTTTTTGAAACTTTCCGCACCACTTCCGCCCCTTTCCGTTCACGTAGAAAAAAATACGCCCCGTCCGGTTTTTTTGGCGCACTTTAATAATGCGGAACAAGAAATAAACGTAGCGCCCGCCATCGACTACGGATTTTACCAACAAGATATTTCAAAAGACATATATTTAAGTAGACGAAAATACGATAGCGGACTAAAACGAGTGGCACCATGGGAACACCCCGGTACACATATCGTTGATGTCAAAGATAACATAATTCATGTTGCGGAAATAAATGCTGATCTGGAAATTAACTTGTTTTCGGAAATCATGAAGAAAAACACTGAACTGGGTTTTTCTGAAAAATTAAGATGCAAAAAAATAGGAACCAAACCGCTTGAAAACTACCTGCGCGACGGTTGGCCCAAAGTATTGGCGTATGCCAATGAAAAAGGCTACGGAATAATTTTTACGCAAGATACACTACCAACGGAAGAAGAAATTTTTCGCGCCGATTTTGCGTCACAAATAAACGCTGACAATGATTGGCTTTATTTCGATTTAAAGTGTTATTGCGGAGAAGAAAAAGTTACCCTAGAAAAACTACTTGAGTTCTTAAACAGTGGACAAAAATATTGGAAAAAAGATGACGGCACACTGGTAAACGTCGCCAACCGTGAGGAGCTGGAACGACTGGCGCGACTACTGGAAAGTTTTCACGCTAAAGAAAACGGCGGTTTCGAAGGGCGCCTGCACCACGCGGCGGAACTGGAATACGTGATGACCAGCTCACCCCACTACAATGCCGTTCGCGAAGAAAGCTTCAATAGTTTTATCCAACAACTCCATCGGGGAAAACCCGTCAAAAAAGTCCGCCTTTCCAACAACCTCAACGCCATTTTGCGACCTTATCAAAAAGAAGGAATTGAATGGCTCTATTTTCTGCGTTCTTTCCGTTTTGCGGGAATCCTGGCGGACGATATGGGTTTAGGAAAAACCTTGCAAACGCTTGTCGTTATCGACCGCGAAAAAATTTCCGGCACCCCGTCTCTGGTAATTTGCCCAAAAACCTTGTTATACAATTGGCAAGCGGAAGCGAAGAAATTTTTCCCCTCACTTAAAACACTGGTTTATGATGGTACGCCTACGGAACGCAAGGAAAAAATAAAACTAATCAAAAATAACGATTTGGTCATCACCGGCTACGCGACAATAAAAAGAGATTTTGACGAAATTAATCGGGAAAAAATTCGCTTCAATTACGCGATCCTGGACGAGGCGCAATTCATTAAAAATCACGCCACCAAGTCCGCGCAAGTGGTGAAAAAGATTGATGCCGGATATCGCCTGGCGCTAACCGGGACGCCGCTGGAAAACAGCGTATCGGAAATTTGGTCGATTTATGATTTTTTGATGCCCGGTTTCTTGGGTAACTACAAAAATTTTGCCGAGAATTTTCACAGGCCGATTATGGATCACGGCGACCGCGAAGCACTAGAACACTTGCGAAAGAAAGTGGAAAAATTTATGTTGCGTCGTACCAAAACGGAAGTACTGAAGGAATTGCCACCGAAGATAGAACAAGAAACCCAATGCCATTTAAGCGACGCGCAAAACATTTTATATCAACAAATTCTTTCCCAAGTGCGAAACGATATTTTTAAAACAGTCAAAACGAAAGGTTTTAATAACGCGCAAATCCACATTCTGGCCGGACTGACAAAATTACGACAAGTTTGCAACCATCCGGCACTCCTGATTAAAGAAAAGGATTTTCGCAAATACGAATCAGCAAAGCTGGAGATGTGCTTAGAGCTGGTAAACGAAGTGGTTGAGGGAAAACGTAAATTGTTGATTTTTAGTCAATTCACCAAAATGCTGGATATTATTTCCGCCAGTTTAAAAGACACTAACACACCTCATCTTTATCTATCAGGAAAAACAAAAGACCGCCAAACACTGGTAGACCGATTCAACAACGATCCCGCTTTCCCCGTATTTCTGATCAGTTTAAAAGCGGGGGGAGTGGGCCTAAACCTAACCTCTGCCGATACGGTGATTATTTTCGACCCATGGTGGAACCCAAGTGTGGAAAACCAAGCCATCGACCGCACCCACCGGATTGGGCAAACAAAAACCGTTAACGTCTATCGCCTTCTCACATCGGGAACAATCGAAGAAAAAATTCAAGCGTTAAAACAAAAAAAACAGCGTTTATTTAACGCAATGGTCAGCCAAAGTGGCGACACCTTCAAAAAACTAACTTGGAATGACGTTAAACAATTGTTTGAGTAG
- a CDS encoding protein phosphatase 2C domain-containing protein → MGRVWCGSAAKPGPTHYNRRKNCQDMVFSFRRDKMIVASVADGCSASSKSEAGAAQLCHAATQAMWQLVKLGVSWDIFPGAYDRLLQRYLMNAIAAYPGGAQFLSELTVYDRAVDLMESDNYLVYAAIAEMYQATVLGVCVHEDEGGLVLVRGDAKVSLDGKLSIFDYNDMPPYLGYMLAIKGQEYPGDPADLHSKVIRVPPNFQKLGVTTDGWPWHHAPANPFGRWKWRKFETWLLDLNNRREDEDLTILSSDDAWNVYHPEEVDDLARLLVKKNTMPDGSVIFDDDISGVFIEREVT, encoded by the coding sequence ATGGGAAGAGTATGGTGTGGTTCGGCGGCAAAACCTGGTCCGACGCATTACAATCGCCGAAAGAACTGCCAGGATATGGTTTTTTCCTTTCGGCGCGACAAAATGATCGTCGCCTCTGTTGCCGATGGTTGTTCTGCAAGCAGTAAAAGTGAGGCCGGTGCGGCGCAGCTGTGTCATGCCGCCACGCAGGCGATGTGGCAACTGGTCAAACTGGGTGTGTCCTGGGATATTTTTCCCGGCGCCTACGACCGGTTGTTACAGCGATATCTGATGAATGCCATTGCCGCTTATCCGGGTGGAGCACAATTTCTGTCGGAACTTACGGTTTACGACCGTGCAGTTGATCTGATGGAGTCGGATAACTACTTGGTTTATGCCGCGATTGCAGAAATGTATCAAGCAACCGTTCTGGGGGTTTGTGTGCATGAAGATGAAGGAGGATTGGTTTTGGTTCGTGGTGATGCAAAAGTTTCCTTGGACGGGAAATTAAGCATCTTTGACTACAATGACATGCCGCCCTATTTGGGTTACATGTTGGCGATCAAGGGTCAGGAATACCCTGGCGATCCAGCCGATCTACATTCCAAAGTAATTCGTGTGCCACCGAATTTTCAAAAGTTGGGAGTTACGACCGATGGTTGGCCTTGGCATCATGCGCCGGCTAATCCGTTTGGGCGTTGGAAGTGGCGCAAGTTTGAAACTTGGCTGTTGGATCTCAACAACCGACGAGAGGACGAGGATCTAACTATCTTGTCGAGTGATGATGCGTGGAACGTTTATCATCCCGAAGAGGTGGACGATTTGGCGCGTCTGTTGGTGAAAAAAAATACGATGCCGGACGGATCGGTGATTTTTGATGATGATATCAGCGGTGTTTTTATTGAAAGAGAGGTGACTTAA
- a CDS encoding sigma-70 family RNA polymerase sigma factor, with protein MNNIIDAQNGDETAFAELVKQNLPLIYRYIFRLTGNVATAEDLTQETFVRVWKNLSRFDTKKPFRPWLYRIARNCAFDFLRKKNTVPFSYLSEQEQLKLGTLPDNSTSPADARDSTSQIVLLTTDTTYEKTTTATQGDFQTSASVVINGKSNPDGSVTATSVQTAPANLGQGQNQGRLISQ; from the coding sequence ATGAATAATATTATTGATGCTCAAAATGGCGACGAGACGGCATTTGCTGAATTGGTTAAACAAAACTTGCCACTAATTTACCGCTACATATTTCGATTAACGGGAAACGTGGCCACGGCCGAGGATTTAACCCAAGAAACATTCGTGCGCGTTTGGAAAAACTTGTCGCGTTTTGACACCAAAAAACCTTTTCGCCCGTGGCTTTACCGCATTGCGCGCAACTGCGCTTTCGATTTCTTGCGCAAGAAAAATACCGTGCCGTTTTCTTATTTGTCGGAGCAGGAGCAACTAAAATTGGGAACCCTGCCGGACAATAGTACTTCTCCGGCCGATGCACGCGATAGCACTTCGCAAATCGTTTTGTTGACAACAGATACAACCTACGAAAAGACGACAACCGCCACACAAGGTGATTTTCAAACAAGTGCCTCGGTAGTAATAAACGGCAAATCCAATCCGGATGGTTCAGTCACCGCCACATCCGTCCAAACCGCGCCGGCAAATTTAGGACAAGGTCAAAATCAAGGTCGACTAATAAGTCAGTAA